The Prochlorococcus marinus XMU1412 genome includes the window ATAGATGTTAATCCAGCAGAGTTGTAATTACTTTGATGGTAGTTGAGGTAAATCTGAACCTAATTTAAATCTATAGAATCTCAATAAATAAGCTAATATTATAATTATTAAAATAATAGATATCCCAATCAAAAGTTTGTTGAGGCTCCAGAAAGAAAATTCAAGACTATTTATCTGCCCTTGATTTAAATTCCAAATTATTAGATTTTTTGTGATTTCTAAATTTGAATTATTTTTATCGGTAAGGATAGCTTTATTAGGGGAAATAATTTTGAAAATGAGTTCTAAGTTATCAATACCTTGAATAGAATTTAGATCCAAATCTAACCTGTAAAAGTATTTTTTAAAAAAAATGTAGTTTTTTTGAATAGTATTAATTTCTATATTTGTTGATTCTCCCGCTAACTCTCCAGCTGTATTTTGTGTGATTTTAAGAACTTGCTTTGTATCTTCTAAATTGAGATTTTTATGTTTCAAAGAAAAGATTGATTCGTCTTGTTCAATTTCTGCGTCAGGAAAAATATCTTTCATCTTCTCTTCAAATTTTAATTGCCAAGGAAATTCCTTTATGTATTTACTTTCTATCACTAAATTATTGGTAATTGAATCAAGTTCACTAAGATCAAGGGTATCCTCAATTTTTACGCAGCCACTTAAAAGTGGAATTAATAATAATAGTATTAAAAAAATGATCAGTGAAAAGCCTTTCTGAAAAGGTTTTGTTTCACCAGTTGGTGTCTCAGTTACATTAATAAATTTTTTTTTCTTCAATACTTCTCTTTTTTTTCGCAGTGAGTTAAAGGATTTTTTATTGATTGATGGGTCGCTTTCAAACTGTACGTTCCAATTTTCTGGCTTTTTAATGTCAGGAGAATCTATAACTTCCATCAAATATTTTGCATTTTCTCTCGTCTTATTATCGTAAGATTTTAGAAGTTCTTTACAAAACCTTTTAGCCTCCTCCCTTTTATTGATCCCACATAGAGCAGTAATTAAGATTGTTCTTAAATTTACTCCCTCTTTGCTTGATAAAGGAAATGATTCGATTATGGGCAAAAGAAATTCAATGCAATAATGATACTCACCTTTAGCTAAAGCAAGTTCTACTTTTTCTAAAACTTGCTCATAAGTTTTCATGGATTAGGCGACTATCATTGTACCTATTCCGGAATTTGTAAAAATCTCAAGAAGTAATGAATGTTCTATTCTTCCATCAATTATGTGAGCTGCTTTGACTCCTTGGGCTAAAGCTCTTATACAGCATTCTGTCTTTGGAATCATACCTTCAGTTACAA containing:
- a CDS encoding DUF3153 domain-containing protein codes for the protein MKTYEQVLEKVELALAKGEYHYCIEFLLPIIESFPLSSKEGVNLRTILITALCGINKREEAKRFCKELLKSYDNKTRENAKYLMEVIDSPDIKKPENWNVQFESDPSINKKSFNSLRKKREVLKKKKFINVTETPTGETKPFQKGFSLIIFLILLLLIPLLSGCVKIEDTLDLSELDSITNNLVIESKYIKEFPWQLKFEEKMKDIFPDAEIEQDESIFSLKHKNLNLEDTKQVLKITQNTAGELAGESTNIEINTIQKNYIFFKKYFYRLDLDLNSIQGIDNLELIFKIISPNKAILTDKNNSNLEITKNLIIWNLNQGQINSLEFSFWSLNKLLIGISIILIIIILAYLLRFYRFKLGSDLPQLPSK